AGGCTGAGAACGTTGTCATATGTAGTCAATGTTGCTGAAAATAGTATTTAAGTGGACGGGTTTTGTCTTTCAGTTTGACGAGCTTGTTGAGATGATGGATCATGTTAGAACCAGACCACCAAAGCGACGAAGGGTAATTAATTTCTTTGTTAATTACTAGATATCAACTTTAGACAAACGTAACCCAGTGTTTAGCTTAGTTGGTTCATGTAACTGTTCTTAAGAAGTCTTTGCAACCCTTGACATGGAATGAATATCATAAGTTACCTATACATCGATGAAATTACAGGCAGCAAGTCATCTTTGCTTTGGGTTTTCTGCCTTGATTTTCCTTTCTGATTACTGTGTATTTGAATCTTTTGTAGAGCACTAGAGGGAACAACAGTTCCAATGACCCTGCAGCCTCTGCAAATCAACCTGATGATAGAGAAGTAATTGTGCAGACAATAACAAGGTTTCTCCATGAACTGAAATCGAACCCTGCCACAGATCCCAAGTGTTCGACTGGCACCCGTGGTCGAGGATAGCTCCCACTTGGTTAGCCATGGCAGTCGTTTAACTAGTTCAGAGGTCCAGCAAGTTATCTCCATGTTACTAATGATTATACAAATCAATTCCCATTATTAAACCAAAACTTTATCTCGGCTAAAACATTGCAGTTTGCTCTGATGTATAGAATGCAAAAATAGCTTTAAATTCAGAGTTAATCTCCTAAACCAACACATTTACTGCCTTTAAATTAAGAATCAATCATTGGTGAGGCCTTGACAGTTGAAATTAAAGATTGTGTCGCAATCTTTGATCATTGCTTGTATCTCAGAGACTTGGTTTTCAGTTGCAGAAAAGAACagagaaaaagaatgaaaaaagaacACTTGTCTCGTGTCTTTCCTTGTTAGTCACTTCCAGCTATTGATTTTTTGACAGTATCTACCATGTTGGACGAGATTCAGCCACTATCAGACAAAAAAGCAAAGAAATCTAAGGATTATTTTGAATATCTGTCACAATAACTTGTGTTTAGTGTGAAAAGAGTAGAGATGCCAAAGAAAACTAATTATGCAAATCGCTTAAGATCATCAAGGAATTTGACAAGTAACAATCTCATAGTTTATcaagaaatgaatgaaaaatacaaaaaaaaaaagaaggtataCCTTTTCTCTTAGAGGGATGGGGAGGGTCATTTATGATACACGCAGCCTTCACCATGCATAATTTGCACCAAAAACTGTTTCTGCAGCTCGAACATGTAAACCAACCATTGCTACAAGgaaacattttttctttttgatattaACCCAGCTTCTAAGTGGAGAAAGACAATTCTCTATGTTCCAACGGTTTGACTAATTACAAGAAACTTTAGGCCTAAAGCATCCAAGAAGATACATATTGGTCTTTGCCAGACAAAATGGACGATGGACCGTGAACAGCTTATTTGCAGCTTTGCAAGCAATGAAATCAGCTTAGTGAAGCTATGATCAGCCCCTGTTCCCACAAGTTTTTATTGGTTTTGAGAATGATGACACCTCATTTTCTCATCCTCAAGcttattttttaacatttcaacCCTCTCGAGTAAAGCAGCATTTTCCTGGTAACATTcaaattaatcaataaaataGCAGAAATTCAAAACCTGAAAAGCTTGTAAATTTAATTACTCACATAGATAGCATATATGAAGCATCCTTTCAGTCCACTAGTCCATTTCTACTAACAAATAACACTTGAAACGCTGATAAACATGGTTGGATAAAGGTTTCAAGGACAAATAAATGAAACAAGTTTCAAATCCATTTTATTTCATCAACTAAAACCCTTGATAAACAGGCTTTCCAATAAAATCATGATCAAGTggcttttttctttttgataattGGGTTGGGGGTGGGGTTGTTAGGGATCGAGCACAAGCTCTCAAGCCACACAACACAATAATCTTGCTAATAGGCAAAGAGGTTCCTAAGAAGTATACTAAGAATGACAACTGAAGCATGAAGGATAAAGATCTTAAGAACAATATATCTCATGTCCAAGAAAGAAAACAACTCTCAGAACAGAAGAAGTCACCTTTTGCAGCAGCGCCAGTTTATTGTTAAAACTAATGGAATCTTCCTTCTTCACAATGGACTCCTTAATCTGTGGAAAAAGGGCATATAATCTATCAGGCTTTTTTTAATGTTCCAACATGCATATGAACAAAATAACTTCACCTCTACAAGAAATTTAGCAAGCAGAAACGGAAAAGATTCTTGGTGTACAATTAACTTATCAACTTTTAATTAGTCCCAAGGCATATTTTTATcaattctttattcttttttcatGCAGAACAACAATATCATCACATCATGAACAACATAAACAATGTATGGAGTTCCAAACAAAGAATGTTCCACTAGAGAAGTAAATTTGGGCTCTTCCAAATTAATAAATATTCGAGAAACAATGTTAAATATACTTATCATCGTCAACTAACCACAGGTGTAGTAGCAAAAGACTTGAGTTTCTTAAGTCTTTGTTGatattgatataatatatatatatacacacttgtGATCgaaatataataagaaattgtAGCAAACCTTTTCTAGTTCCTTGGCACACTTTGAAGCCTTGTCTGCCTCTTCATCAAATCTCAGCCTCAACTCTGCAGATTCATCCATTGCCTCCTTGTTTGCAAGATCAAACTGTCTTCTtctcccccccaaaaaaaatcattttaattacaAGTTAATCAAGCAGAAAAATTGGAAACCCATAATTCAAAACAagctaattttagtttttaaaaaaaaagtaggactttttaataaataaataacccaGAGAAAGGAGAGGCAACCTTAGCAACTCAGTATCATGAGAAGAGACAGAGTAGTCAATCATCCAGAGCCTAAAATAAACTGTCAAGCCCAAAAACATAGCCACCGCGAATCCCACCAATATTCTCCTCTCTCTTCCTATCATTCTTTTACTGAATAAAGTCTGCTTTTCTTGAACTGTTGGGAAGAATTTGACTTTCTCCTTCACTTTGAGAGTCTTTTAAATGGTGGCTCGTAACAACATCGGAGTTTAAGATCGACGACAGATAACGTCTTAACTAAAACTCAATTGGCGTATTTGGCTTTGGAACTTTGATTCGGTgcggctttttttttttttttcaagttgaaAAATCTTTACAAGTTAACcggttaaaagaaaataaaaaaaattacattaacttAAATATACCGCAAATAATAGCATATCCTTCTCTATGTAATCCGCATCATTAGTATATTGTAACAGCCATTGATCAACATTTTTTAAGAGTAAATGAATCcgttaaattaaagtaaaattcgAAGATGACAACAAATATTATTGAATAGTCTTCTTGACCTTCACACCATCGATCCTAATTGGTTTTTTTATGGATAAATGCATATCTTACATTTTAAAGAAAGTAGCTTAAATACACGTGTACCACTGTTACTATGAAAGTTTCAACTCTGGTGAATTTTATGAGTAAACCGCCTTTAACCATCAAGAGAGTCATTTTTCAAATGGTAAAACTGACTCTTATGAGGAGCAAAATATTCATTTAGCCATTGCTTTTTATAGATAAGGAATAATAgttaatttagtctttaatttttacacttttattcaatttagtttttattcttTTAGTTGTAGCAGATAGATCCTCATCCTGATGTTGTTCTTATTGAttcttataaaacattcaaaaaaaaatcgtaaattcaaataaaacttataaagaaattgATTAGAAATAAATATGAGAATTCATGCCACTAACTGTAACTACTGGTTtacaaatttttgttattttaactgaattaattcatcaaatcaaGTTAATCGGTGGATCAGGAAATTAATTAAAtcagttaaatatttttaaaataaattcaattatcaattagttcaattgaaatcagataattaataatattatatatattatatctacAACTCAaacccaatatatatataaactaaatgggtgaaagaaaaaaaatattttaacaaaaggtttcttttttcatttcaatattaTCACAAATCACTCCATTatcattatgtttttaatttagttttgttaatgtgtttatttttatcttcttttaaatttttgaactacaaataaagaaaaaatgtcattgtatttattttgttatattttaactttttttatacacatattttaaacttgtttgaactaaatatatatatatatataaattcgaTTTAAGTAACagttaaagaaatttaaaattttgaataatttaattaataataattcagCATTAACTAAAtgatgatttgaataccctaatTGAAGCGATTTATGCTAAAGCCAAAATAAAAGCAATTAGTGTGTATTACCTTTTAAATAATGCAAAATAAGCCTTAAACGTAATGAAACTACAAACTAttctttaacaaaattaaaaatataaaaattgtgaagcaaaataaaaataatttctcaccCACGGATTGTGGATATATCTaatacattttctttctttttttcgaaTAATATTCAATAAGAGAATAAACTGAAAATCAGTATTTAAttggttaaaaaaaataaaaacctgtTTTAAAGTATATATCACTTTTTTGACACCAGCTTCTTGTCGTATAAATTTTTGAATACTTTTCATCCTTATTTCTTCAACATTTTGTCTTTTGCCTCTTTTTTCACTTCATGAAAATTAACCCTATCTTTTACGTAATGAATGGGTTGAGATTGGGTTAAAATGTATACAAGTATTTGAATTTAGtggtttgtatttatttaatatttaaattttgttaatttaatcggtatttaaatttgaaaattatacgTTAATTTGATACTTTCTTTTAAGTATCcgattaatatatttaaaatatattgacgTGACACTAATAATCAATAGCATGGTGACATTTGAcaatatcacattttaaaatataaaaaaacaaaaaaaaaaacttaaaattataaagttatttttggtgctaaaacaaaacaaatttagGAGGGACTGATAATGCCTCAActctctaaattttttaaaatttaagtaatatttttttctaattttaaaagtttttatgttcactttttaattaattcttaaaataggatgaatttgtgttaccaaaatttctaaagtttcttttaatttgattcctttatagaatttataatttttttatcataaatttaGTACCATTTTTAGTTTAATTCGGTAACTAATACAAAGtagtatctaaatattaatttggtaaaataatCAATACTTAAATAATTGCAATATTTAATATGTCCAATTTATATAATTATCACGGCTccctctttattttttattttgcccCTAGTCAAAATATGAGATTGTCACGTGTCATCATACTATTTATTTTCAGTATCACATCAACATATTTTAACAATGTCAATGAAATACCTAGAAAAAGTATCAAGTTAGTTTCTGATTTCTAAGTTTAGATATCAATTAAGTCaagtcaaataaaaatttaaaaaccatgTATAAATTGTTAAGTTCAagtataaataaagtttaagATTGAAAGCAAAAAGATTTTCTTATTTACTTCGGCACTCTTAATAGGTAAGGTTAAAGtataatagataaataaataaaagtttttcattatttaattatttcaatatttgtaatgaaaattattgatataattgtaggttagaattgaaataaatgaaaaaatatttagcATATTATCAATGGAGCTTTTAACAGGGTTAGGATAATAACAAGTAtccaataaatataataaaacattttaaaaattaaatataaaaaaacgacacattataattttttaaatctagttatagaattaaaaaaatttatagtcAATATATCCAATATtaacttgaaataaataaataaaattaatatttagtacactaataatatttttttattcaataaacatacttaaaaaaaatt
This window of the Gossypium hirsutum isolate 1008001.06 chromosome A09, Gossypium_hirsutum_v2.1, whole genome shotgun sequence genome carries:
- the LOC107889600 gene encoding uncharacterized protein, translated to MIGRERRILVGFAVAMFLGLTVYFRLWMIDYSVSSHDTELLRRQFDLANKEAMDESAELRLRFDEEADKASKCAKELEKIKESIVKKEDSISFNNKLALLQKENAALLERVEMLKNKLEDEKMRCHHSQNQ